A region of the Bacillales bacterium genome:
GCCCGGTAAATCCGCCGCTCGCGCGGTGCGGATCTCGATCATTTCAGCTCCTCGTGTCGAAAGCATCGGACGAGATGGTCATTGACCATTCCAGTCGACTGCATGTAGGCATAACAAATCGTCGAACCGACGAATTTGAAGCCGCGCTTCTTCAAGTCTTTGCTCATCGCGTCCGACTCCGGCGTCGTTGTCGGCACTTCATCATGCGACTGCCAATGATTGACGATTGGCTGACCGCCGACAAATTGCCATATGTAATCGGCAAATGAGCCGAATTCTTTTTGCACCTCGAGAAAATATTGCGCGTTCGTCACCGCCGAACGAACCTTTAACTTGTTTCGGATGATGCCCGTATCTTGCAGCAACGTCGCAATTTTATCCTCGTCATAACGGGCCACCATTTCAGGATCAAACCCGTCAAACGCCCTTCGGTACCCGTCACGGCGATGTAAAATCGTTGACCAGCTCAAGCCGGCTTGTGCCCCTTCAAGAATAAGCATTTCGAACAATTGCCGGTCGTCGTGAAGCGGGACGCCCCATTGATGGTCATGGTACGCCACCATATCGGGATCGCTTCCCGCCCAATCACACCTTGAAACCATCATTCTGCCTCCGTTCAAATGAGAAAGTTTGTTCCCCTAAAGTGTAACCGAAAATGCCCTCCGCTGTCATCATACATTTGTGCTAAACTTATAAGAAAACAGATCGACAGGGAGTGGAGAATCGAATGAGAAGCAGGATTGCCGTCGACATGGATGAAGTCATGGCCGATGCGTTAGCGAAACATCTCGCATTGATCAATGAGGATTACGACGATTCCTTGACGCCGGAAGACTTGATGGGGAAAAAAATCGCTCATGCACGGCCGCATTTGAAAAAAGAAATCAAAGCGTATTACGACGACGAAAACTTCTTTCGCGACCTTGAGGTCATCGGCGACAGCCAACAAGTGCTCGAAGAACTGAACGAGCATTACGAAATCTTCATTGCCACCGCCGCGATGGAAGTCCCAGCTTCCTTCGCCGCCAAGTATGACTGGCTGCGCGAACATTTTCCGTTCCTTTGCGAACAAAATTTTGTGTTTTGCGGCGATAAAAGCATCATCAATGCCGATTACTTGATCGACGACAACGTGAAAAACTTCAAGAGGTTCCGCGGCCAAGGAATTTTGTTTACCGCTCCGCACAACGTGCACGAAACCGGCTACGTTCGTGTCGACAACTGGCAGGACGTCCGCGAATTCTTTCTAACAAAAGCCGTTGACTGAACAAAAAGACCCTTAGCCGGGTCTTTTTTGCCATTTCGCCGCTAATTCTTTCTCATTTACGTAAAAATCTCGGATGGAAGCGACCGCATAAGACGCCGCTCCATCCGTGTCCGCCAAACGGCAGTCGTCATAAATAATCCCGATGTTCAACGCATTTCCTTCTGTCGCCGCCGACAATTTTTCATACAATTTGTCTCGTTTTTCGTCAATCGATCGTTCTACCGAAAAACGCCCGGCGAAACTGTCCCACCAAACCTTGAA
Encoded here:
- a CDS encoding DNA-3-methyladenine glycosylase I, with the protein product MMVSRCDWAGSDPDMVAYHDHQWGVPLHDDRQLFEMLILEGAQAGLSWSTILHRRDGYRRAFDGFDPEMVARYDEDKIATLLQDTGIIRNKLKVRSAVTNAQYFLEVQKEFGSFADYIWQFVGGQPIVNHWQSHDEVPTTTPESDAMSKDLKKRGFKFVGSTICYAYMQSTGMVNDHLVRCFRHEELK
- a CDS encoding 5'-3'-deoxyribonucleotidase, whose translation is MRSRIAVDMDEVMADALAKHLALINEDYDDSLTPEDLMGKKIAHARPHLKKEIKAYYDDENFFRDLEVIGDSQQVLEELNEHYEIFIATAAMEVPASFAAKYDWLREHFPFLCEQNFVFCGDKSIINADYLIDDNVKNFKRFRGQGILFTAPHNVHETGYVRVDNWQDVREFFLTKAVD